The Procambarus clarkii isolate CNS0578487 chromosome 88, FALCON_Pclarkii_2.0, whole genome shotgun sequence genomic sequence CAGGAGGAAATACAACTTCAGGCCATCAACCCCGCAGGTAGCAGGTAatatagcaatggcagggacctctACAATGGGGGGTAACCTTTCGTAAAATGCTGAGGAAGACTCCAGAAGCCATGTCCACGGTCAAGGAAGTTGCAATGAAAGTAACTTTACAGGCAGCTAATGGAAAGGGGGAAAAAAAAGAAAGATCTGTAGTCGTGGTAGGCATTAGGGAACAAGAAGGTTCCAGTTCCAGGAAGGCACCATAGAGCATACCCAAATACCcctgcccatggaacagcttagTACACCAGTGGGGAGCGAGATAATGGATATAGGGAAGCGAGCTTCGAGGTAATTTACTCAAACATCAATGGGATTACTAATAAAGTGAACTGGCCGATAGGGTGCAGGAAGAAAATCCAGATGTAATAGGGCTTGGAAACTAAATTTAGGCATCATAAATGCAGTGTTTCtgcaggactactatatagtaaacaAAGTGGGAAGGGAGAAGAATAACCCTGCTGATAAGTACTTGAATTTTgaagagatggctatcccgggatgTGAATGTTTCAGAAACTATATAAAAACTATGCTACTATTGTTTTAGGTCCACCCCATTGTCActtacaaccctccattaaatgacagaagacccaggagtTCGATAGAAACATGGCAACTATTTATacaagagcagcttcagttgcctgctggaatggatccagactcttcaTGAGCGACTTCAACTACGGAATTAGACTGCGAATGGATGACctggaggtgcagatacatggagagctaaactctgatGTGGCAGCAAGAAACTCGGGCAACAAGTCAAGGGACCCACAATAACGAGAGGCGAACCAGCTAAACTAACCGATATTCACCTGTAaaaagtcagaaataagggaagtcaaattcaAGTATGAATTTAATACTGGAAAGTAattaaattaggtgaagggagcaggaggccgaaCACTATGTACCATGTGGGAGACGAAATCCTGCAAGTCAAATAGATCTGGGGGCTGATATCACACTAAACCTATCCCCAGGAGCGCACATCAAAATTACATCAGCTggttatgctagattggccaacatacgtGGTTTAAGAAACGTTTAAATAGTCATTCAGAACTTCATACCACTCGAGGATTGGTCtgactggagtatgcagcttcagTCTAGAGTCTATACATAGTTAAACACAGGACAAACATAAGattgaggtatgccaccagactagtcccagaacaggtaggtacgaggaaaggctacgggagataAACCTAAAGTCCTTGGAAAACTAGATTAGAGAttatcacctacaaaattctcgggaATTGACTGGACAAAAACCTTTTAGCATGGGTGTAACATTAATAAGGCGATACTAGTTGAAGCTTTGTACCCAATTTAGCCACATTAGAAGTTTTTTGTGCCTGTAgttaaaatggaatgcattggactGATGTCGTGGAGACAGACTATGCAGAGTTTTAAGTGCAGAGTTGACAAGATCCCAATAGGCTCTAGAATCTCTAAAATAGTCTACCGACAGTCTAAAGGCAAGACCAGAGCCAAATCTCAGCCCCCCGCAAACAACTAGCCGAGTACAAGACGTTTGCAAGTCAAATGAATTAGAGAACCAATTTGATTTAAAGCAAACTTTTCTTGCAGTTTGCAAGAGACGTTTGCTttaagcgcccccccccccccaaaaaaaaaaaaaaaaaaaaaactttccacATTTACTTTTAATTATAAATGGAAAATGCCTCTACCCAataaatgtttcccccccccccccctcttcacgcCTTTCCCGCAAAAGTTTTAAACTCATGACCACCTCTGCAAACAGACCAAATCTATCCAGCGGTCCAACCCAAATACCGCATTATGTTTAACATCCCGTTCTTTTTAGGAATTCTCAAATTTAAATTTTCATGCACTGGTTAGGTTCCTTTTCAGATTATATTTCAACTTTAGTACGGTGGCTTGGCATTTAAATCTTTGTGCTTCTAACAAATGCCGTCAGCAAAGTACTTGGTCTGGAAGCTTTAAGGACGTAATGTATCCCGTCCTCAAAAGCCTGAAGTCAATGCACCAGCCAAACCCCCGTTTACGAATAATAATTATCAAAAAAGGCAACAAGCCGGGAAAGCCATGTAGCCGTTTATGAATGCAAAACTGTACATGATTACAtgtgaacacttccggaacaagcacTTCGCCGATTACTTTTTTCGAAATATACGCTCTAAATGCTTCAacatactacaaataatcgccaacaggacCTAAACCACCTAACCAATGCCTTTATAATagtaatatgcacagtatgccaagatattaatttatatttgagaatttCCTATTTGGAATGAACAGCACGTTAAAAATTTATGAAGCGTCTCTGGGGTCGACCGCTGTGTGGAATGGCTTGTCCGAGGACGGCTTGCATAATAAGTTGCGAGTCTTTGTAACTACCTTTTAACATTCATAAACTGGGGCTCTGTGAAATGGATTTTAGCCTTTgtttaggaggacaggctgcacagTGTGACAAATTAACTTCAAGTTTTTTGTAACTGGCCGGAACATTTGTGGCAGGCACGATCACAGCCTTTAAAAGCACCAGTTAAGAGTTCTACGGTGCCTGGTTTTGCATTACTAGCCTTATATAGTACCTACCAAAAAAATTCTTTGGTTTCTAGTAGAAGACCAAGCCTATACAAGCGAGAAAGCATGTTAAAACTTGCCAAGGCAAGTTTACTATTTTGTCAAAACTAAGATCCAGCTACTCTTGACAAAACTTCCAAGCAGCACGgcgtatggcgagcccgtaggggTCTAGCCTCAAACTATCAATAACTAGTTTAACTACATTAAACCAAAACTTATCTAAATTAGTTAAGTAATAGCCAAATATTTTTGTAAAGTTTACTAGAAATTTTTTACAACAATGCAAGAGTTTTGTATCAAGATTAATAGTCATTTATTGAGGACGGTAGCCGTAGCCGCTGTTAATGTACACAGTGTCCGTCACTGTCCGGTAGTTGGTGAAGGTAGTGCTCTTGGTGTTAATATTCGTGTGTACCACCGTCGCTGTGTACGTCAACCTGCAAGACAAAATATACGTCATTAACACTAGGTAATgttacaaacaccccccccccccaaccacacacactgtattctATACTTACACCTGGGTGGCCGGAGTGGTGTAGGTGTACTGGCTGATTATGTAGGACGTGTGAGCGAGAGTCACGTAACTTAGTGATGTTTCTGTCACGATCCTGAAGTCAGACTTCACTTCCGTTAACGTTACGGACGTTGGCCGGACAAAGACAGACGTCTGGAGAGCGACCCGGTCATCAACGGGAGTGTGTAGCACCTGTGTTGTAGAAGGGaaggttataagctggaagattaTGCGTACGTTATTATCTTAATATGGCAACGTTACTGTAAACTTACTGAGCGTGTTCCGACGGTGACAGTCTGCACGCTGAAGGAAGTTAGAGTTACTGCCACGCTGTTGAAGGCTTGGTCGGTGACAGTGACGCAACGGTCGACGGTGACAACTTGGGTGACAGTGGGGTGGAAGACATCGTCCACCCTCCTGACCTGAGGGACACCAACAGGTCTGACAACACTTCCAGCAGGTCCAGTGCTGCCCACTGCTACCCGCGGGACGGTCACCTGGTCCAACCTGCCACCGCTGAATATGGTAGCGGGACCACTACCGACGCCCTGGCCGACATTAGGACCGGGACCACCGAAGACACCCTGGTCGACATTAGGACCGGGACCACCGAAGACACCCTGGCCGACATTAGGACCGGGACCACCGAAGACACCCTGGCCGACATTAGGACCGGGACCACCGAAGACACCCTGGCCGACATTAGGACCGGGACCACCGAAGACACCCTGGCCGACATTAGGACCGGGACCACCAAAGACACCCCGGCCGATATTAGGACCGGGAGCTACATCACTGTGAAAGTCTTGGGGAAAATAACGTCCATCAGCAAAACTTGCTCTGTGTTGGCCTGCGTCGGGCAAGAGGCCGCTGGCAGGGCCCTGGAGGATAAAGGCGTCTTTAGCTCCGATAGGTTGAGCGCTAGTCGGCAGGCTTCCGATTGCTTCAGTTAATCCAGGAAGTGGTCTACTAATATCCCTGGGAATACCGTCAAAAGCAGGTGAAGTACTAGAGGACTTCGGGACACCCAGGGTCTGCAAAGTTAAAATGTAAGaaaattacatttattaaaacattTAAAAGTATAGTTATACTTAGAGTTACTTTGAAAAGAACAAATTatagcaagtttttttttttttttagtcaaaAATTTACAAAAGAAAATGTTTAGAAAACAGCGAGAGGTTAACTATGCCTGTAATGGTTGGTACTGGCTCGTCACACCGGCCACATAGAAGATAGAGGCCACCAATATTGGAATAGAACACCGCATCTGCAATATGTAGACATTAAGAACATAACATACCCGTTCCGAACAAAAATGATGAAGTCAGATTCTGAAGACAACTTAAACTTTAGACATTTTTAGTCTTGTTATATCTTTAGGATTACTTAAACCAAGTtaataaaaagggggggggggggggggaagcttttttttattattattaaaatttagtgAATTATGTCTACGACATGGCAATCTTCAGAAATAAGTGGCAAACCATCACAGCTATAGCCCTTTGAAGGCAAGAGTACAGAAGTTTGGTATAATATCTAGGAAAGTAATGGTTCCCAGTCGCCGACTGTTTCCGATTTAACGCAATTACTTTTTACCAGCGTTTCAGACATTCTTGCCGGTCTAATATCTAGGGAACGCTTATTTAGGCAATTTTATACCTGTCAGTGTTAGGATTACAGCTCTAAATAGTTGAAGTCTAGTTTAAAAGCAAACACTAGAATGATTCGGTCATAGTATTACATTAGAGTTATCTAAAAATAAGTTACTAATACAATTTAAAGAAATTTGAAGGCAAGACTATTTTAGGTAAAGGGAAGCAATTAATGTTTCCGATAGCATTTTAGTAGTGAAATTTAATCGACATGCTTCAAAGACTGGAAGCCAGACTGCAAGGGGCAATTGCTTTCCTCACGGAACTATTGTTATTTTAGAgttgaaagggggagggggggggttagttaTCACCCCTGCCACATGCACCAAGCCACCTCAAGGCAACGTTGGAGGTATGTAGGAAGGCAAACTCCATTGTCATAGGAGTTCGAACATGAAGTGTTTCTACAACTAGACATCAAAGTACCTGTAGTAAAAGTAGTTTAGTAGTATTCTGCTTTACATATTGCCTGGAAGATGGCCAGACTAACTCACCCGGCCATCAAGGGTCGGCACCAATACCACCTTTTAGAGCCTGTTAGGTACTCACGGGAAGATTAgtttaataattaaaaataaaagaGTAAGACGTTTTAAGGCTGCACGTAGCACTTTAAATATGAAGTTTAAATGAATTTAAAAAGTTAAATATTACATGCTAACCAAACAAATCCATCACAATTTTGAGCAAATAAGGTGCAAAAATAAAACGCTTAACTCGCTGATAAACTACCGAAATAAGAAGTCAAGACCATTAACTTAATACCTTCAAAGACGAGGACAGACGATGTTACTGGAGTGAAggcgaggaggagagtgaggagctgGGCCCCACCTGCCCGcctcaacacctccctcacaccctcctcatggtcGCTGCCTCTCATAATACACCCCTTCTTTACCCCAGTATTTACACACTCACTCGTAATCCTCTAACACTCTTTGTTTCCCTAAAGTTAACATCGTATTAGTAGTTAGTATATTTATTGTGGCACAACAGAACCTAACTGCCGGTGAGAACGAGGCAAAGTGACCATTATGGACCCGTAAGTGACACTCAGTGGCTTAGCACAGTCTTCCCACACACGCCCCAACACCCAGTGGGACAGGTGGTCCTTGGGTCGTCTAGGACAGTGTTTCCTCAACCGCAGATCTATGGACTAAATATTTCAAGGGTTGCATGGAACTAATATACTGTATAGTACTCTAACAAAATATGAACCCTTTATGAGTGTGTTGAACCCAATGTCTGCTGTTGTCATATACACGCAGTTTTAACTGAGATTAACAGTGCAGGGCGAgtgacatatatatgtgtgtatttgttaCACCAATGGCTACTGTCAATTTTGCTGGCTATATCTATTTTGTGTAGGACTCCACAAGTGTGAACGTGGCTGTTGGTGGGGTCTACAGGTGTGAACGTGGCTGTTGGTGGGGTCTACAGGTGTGAACGTGGCTGTTGGTGGGG encodes the following:
- the LOC123745866 gene encoding collagen alpha-2(I) chain-like, which gives rise to MRCSIPILVASIFYVAGVTSQYQPLQTLGVPKSSSTSPAFDGIPRDISRPLPGLTEAIGSLPTSAQPIGAKDAFILQGPASGLLPDAGQHRASFADGRYFPQDFHSDVAPGPNIGRGVFGGPGPNVGQGVFGGPGPNVGQGVFGGPGPNVGQGVFGGPGPNVGQGVFGGPGPNVDQGVFGGPGPNVGQGVGSGPATIFSGGRLDQVTVPRVAVGSTGPAGSVVRPVGVPQVRRVDDVFHPTVTQVVTVDRCVTVTDQAFNSVAVTLTSFSVQTVTVGTRSVLHTPVDDRVALQTSVFVRPTSVTLTEVKSDFRIVTETSLSYVTLAHTSYIISQYTYTTPATQVLTYTATVVHTNINTKSTTFTNYRTVTDTVYINSGYGYRPQ